From Triticum aestivum cultivar Chinese Spring chromosome 4A, IWGSC CS RefSeq v2.1, whole genome shotgun sequence, a single genomic window includes:
- the LOC123083411 gene encoding uncharacterized protein, producing MMIGDGGKRHTISDGHVLPRLASENLVVASTSPSAINIKEEFEADIMQNINRSSVTPISVHRVMFGPEGWADLPHGLLHSIIVMLGSTRDLLAFIATCPSWYAAFMSIKSTLGELFPPVIFRNCADQTSSAGSNIGNTWELIDPVYPSTPLCRLTPPSILDKMAVVKCSYGHAIFCYERSLVIMDVLTGTTVAAPPFPLSQLCYRTFISPEASPDSYLFVSSPHCLYAWRVGSPSWLHCDFLNAHLIKEMVFFKGRVIMRMRQKLYTVHLTPQIHVELLRLDCRDYMDPYVLSGNLVACEDTLLLLGRNGEVFSIDFSTEPAKYVIVEEGGLKKWAFFLGEKRTGQPRLLVNPERMGLRGGLVYQLDENARVFSYPVDGNQHEELEPEPCFATINAHLARNPTSFAAWI from the exons ATGATGATTGGCGATGGAGGAAAGCGGCATACTATCTCTGATGGCCACGTCTTGCCACGACTGGCATCGGAGAATTTAGTTGTTGCCTCCACTTCGCCCTCCGCTATCAACATCAAAGAAG AATTTGAAGCTGATATCATGCAAAACATCAACCGGAGCTCCGTCACCCCCATCTCCGTGCATCGTGTCATGTTTGGACCCGAAGGCTGGGCGGACCTACCACATGGATTATtgcactccatcattgtcatgttggGTTCAACTCGTGACCTTCTTGCATTCATCGCCACCTGCCCTAGCTGGTATGCCGCATTCATGTCAATCAAATCTACCTTAGGCGAGCTCTTCCCACCTGTTATTTTCCGGAACTGTGCCGATCAGACAAGCTCAGCTGGCTCTAACATTGGAAACACATGGGAGCTCATTGATCCTGTATATCCAAGTACTCCGTTGTGTCGCTTGACCCCTCCAAGTATTTTGGACAAAATGGCAGTCGTCAAATGTTCTTATGGTCATGCTATTTTCTGCTACGAGAGATCCCTTGTCATTATGGACGTGCTCACTGGCACTACGGTTGCAGCTCCACCTTTTCCATTGAGTCAACTATGCTACAGAACCTTCATATCTCCAGAGGCGTCACCAGATTCATATCTATTTGTCAGCAGCCCGCACTGCCTGTATGCTTGGCGAGTTGGGAGCCCCTCTTGGTTGCACTGCGATTTTCTAAATGCACATTTGATCAAGGAGATGGTGTTCTTCAAAGGCCGGGTCATTATGAGGATGCGTCAAAAACTATACACCGTGCATTTGACACCTCAGATTCATGTTGAGCTACTAAGACTTGATTGCAGAGATTATATGGACCCGTACGTGCTTTCCGGAAATTTGGTGGCttgtgaagacacacttctcctacTTGGTCGTAACGGGGAAGTCTTCTCCATTGACTTCTCAACTGAACCTGCAAAGTATGTGATCGTGGAAGAGGGAGGCTTGAAGAAGTGGGCGTTCTTCTTGGGCGAAAAACGTACTGGACAGCCACGACTCTTAGTGAACCCAGAGAGAATGGGTTTAAGGGGTGGCCTTGTCTATCAGTTGGATGAAAACGCTCGAGTATTTTCATACCCAGTAGACGGCAACCAACATGAGGAGTTGGAGCCAGAACCTTGTTTTGCAACGATCAATGCTCATCTTGCTCGCAATCCTACATCCTTTGCAGCTTGGATATGA
- the LOC123083408 gene encoding uncharacterized protein produces MMIGDEGKQHTVSDGHVLPRLASEKVVVASTSPSAINIEEEFEADIMQNINRSSNTPISVHRVMFGPEGWADLPHGLLHSIIVLLGSTRDLLAFIATCPSWYAAFMSINSTLEELFPPVIFRNCADQTSSAGSNIGNTWELIDPVYPSTPLCRLTPPSILDKMTVVKCSYGHAIFCYERSLVIMDVLNGTTVAAPPFPLSQLCYKTFISPKASPDSYLFVSSPHCLYAWRVGSPSWLHCDFLNAHLIKEMVSFKGRVIMRMRQKLYTVHLAPQFHVEVLRVDCRDYMDPYVLSGNLVACEDTLLLLGRNGEAFSIDFSTEPAKYVIVEEEGLKKWAFFFGEKRNRQPRLLVNPERMGLRGGLVYQLDENARVFSYPVDGNQNEELEPEPCFATINAYLARNPTSFAAWV; encoded by the exons ATGATGATTGGCGATGAAGGAAAGCAGCATACTGTCTCCGATGGCCACGTCTTACCACGATTGGCATCGGAGAAGGTAGTTGTTGCCTCCACTTCGCCCTCCGCTATCAACATCGAAGAAG AATTTGAAGCTGATATCATGCAAAACATCAACCGGAGCTCCAACACCCCCATCTCCGTGCACCGTGTCATGTTTGGACCCGAAGGCTGGGCGGACCTACCACACGGATTATTGCACTCCATCATTGTCCTGTTGGGTTCAACCCGTGACCTTCTTGCATTCATCGCCACCTGCCCTAGCTGGTATGCCGCATTCATGTCAATCAATTCTACCTTAGAAGAGCTCTTCCCACCTGTTATTTTCCGGAACTGTGCCGACCAGACAAGCTCAGCTGGCTCTAACATTGGAAACACATGGGAGCTCATTGATCCTGTATATCCAAGTACTCCGTTGTGTCGCTTGACCCCTCCAAGTATTTTGGACAAAATGACAGTCGTCAAATGTTCTTATGGTCATGCGATTTTCTGCTACGAGAGATCCCTTGTCATTATGGACGTGCTCAATGGCACTACAGTTGCAGCTCCACCTTTCCCATTGAGTCAACTATGCTACAAAACCTTCATATCTCCAAAGGCGTCACCAGATTCATATCTATTTGTCAGCAGCCCGCACTGCCTGTACGCTTGGCGAGTTGGGAGCCCCTCTTGGTTGCACTGCGATTTTCTAAATGCACATTTGATCAAGGAGATGGTGTCCTTCAAAGGCCGGGTCATTATGAGGATGCGTCAAAAACTATACACCGTGCATTTGGCACCTCAGTTTCATGTTGAGGTACTAAGAGTTGATTGCAGAGATTATATGGACCCGTACGTGCTTTCCGGAAATTTGGTGGCttgtgaagacacacttctcctacTTGGTCGTAACGGGGAAGCCTTCTCCATTGACTTCTCAACTGAACCTGCAAAGTATGTGATCGTGGAAGAGGAAGGCTTGAAGAAGTGGGCGTTCTTCTTTGGCGAGAAACGTAATAGACAGCCACGACTCTTAGTGAATCCAGAGAGAATGGGTTTAAGGGGTGGCCTTGTCTATCAGTTGGATGAAAATGCTCGGGTATTTTCATACCCAGTAGATGGCAACCAAAATGAGGAGTTGGAGCCAGAACCTTGTTTTGCGACGATCAATGCTTATCTTGCTCGCAATCCTACATCCTTTGCAGCTTGGGTATGA
- the LOC123083410 gene encoding uncharacterized protein (The sequence of the model RefSeq protein was modified relative to this genomic sequence to represent the inferred CDS: added 89 bases not found in genome assembly), which produces MEAQPREIDLHPSSSAPAAAASSSSSSSLTESAIVQIMANRTCSSSVSSLFASSRPQGWAELPDDLLRPVVALLRSFRDLLAFGTTCRHWCDLLSAHRSSVQPLLLHPNLRTDGGQALSHNCWTLFHKCTWRLGDPAATSSSRSFLSSSDLRSMTFLRYSYGQLIFYDNNGFHIVNPFSGAKLGPPSLQSIHFTCISYVTLTAPVASADSHLLVGAGAYLFLWRIGSDSWTKHSPKVGRFSIEQNVTFKGKTYALGSFGWFYIIHLSPSLIVEKFKVVFEEDKTEDLYSANEKAWLVVCGDTLLLIKLVEAGRRMRSEAFQFMPFKLESLDTMTKKARWVKVNKLDNWAIFISVDERCEALPCMNPEGSGGRSNHIYFPSYQSEKPWAAVQLWKKCYYHSTQLFNTGRRYLKLESTWVFPARFLVTSCDDLTAVSAVDD; this is translated from the coding sequence GGAGAGCGCCATCGTGCAAATAATGGCCAACAGGACATGTTCTTCTTCTGTCTCCTCACTCTTTGCTTCATCTCGGCCACAAGGATGGGCAGAGCTCCCGGACGACCTGCTCCGACCCGTTGTCGCTCTACTACGTTCGTTCCGTGACCTCCTCGCCTTCGGTACCACTTGTCGTCATTGGTGTGATCTCCTCTCAGCACACAGGTCCTCTGTCCAGCCTCTGCTCCTCCACCCCAATCTCCGTACCGACGGTGGACAGGCTCTCTCGCATAACTGTTGGACCTTATTCCACAAATGCACATGGAGATTGGGTGACCCTGCTGCCACCTCATCCTCTCGCAGTTTTCTCTCCTCGAGTGACCTCAGAAGCATGACCTTTCTGCGCTACTCCTATGGTCAGCTCATCTTCTATGACAACAATGGGTTCCATATTGTTAATCCATTCAGTGGCGCTAAGCTTGGCCCTCCTTCCCTACAGTCAATTCACTTCACTTGCATCAGCTATGTCACCTTAACTGCCCCTGTTGCATCCGCTGATTCGCATCTCCTTGTCGGTGCTGGAGCCTATCTGTTCCTGTGGCGCATCGGGAGCGACTCTTGGACAAAACACAGCCCTAAAGTTGGTCGTTTTTCGATTGAACAAAATGTGACCTTCAAGGGCAAGACATATGCCCTAGGGTCTttcgggtggttctacatcattcACTTGTCACCCAGTCTCATTGTTGAGAAGTTTAAAGTTGTGTTCGAGGAAGATAAAACCGAAGATCTCTATTCGGCAAATGAAAAAGCATGGCTAGTGGTGTGTGGTGACACGCTTCTCTTGATCAAACTTGTGGAGGCGGGAAGACGGATGCGCTCGGAGGCCTTCCAGTTCATGCCCTTCAAGCTTGAGTCATTGGACACCATGACCAAGAAGGCAAGGTGGGTGAAAGTGAACAAGTTAGATAACTGGGCCATCTTTATCAGCGTTGACGAGCGGTGCGAGGCGTTGCCGTGCATGAACCCGGAGGGATCGGGAGGAAGGAGCAACCACATATACTTCCCAAGTTATCAGTCTGAAAAACCTTGGGCTGCAGTCCAACTATGGAAAAAATGTTATTACCATTCGACACAGCTCTTCAACACTGGAAGACGTTACCTGAAATTGGAGTCAACCTGGGTCTTCCCCGCGCGTTTCCTTGTTACGTCCTGCGATGATCTTACGGCCGTGAGTGCGGTTGATGATTAG